Proteins co-encoded in one Anopheles moucheti chromosome X, idAnoMoucSN_F20_07, whole genome shotgun sequence genomic window:
- the LOC128306817 gene encoding probable E3 ubiquitin-protein ligase makorin-1, producing the protein MEKGKDGVMPVVAPLDNAAAAQIICRFYQYGTCRFGSSCRFIHPAPEPSALGTHASSCSSSSSNSSFVTATESSPTDGGRALAGKKDETVKDTKLKSSTSDLSRWIDAPVFVPKSQLSVKPPRKQQRKTADVKVVTEEKEEEEDEEPELDDDERNDEADSEADNEEEEHEDGAVGYASASLLSYANVVTMNNNHNGKDTKRTPGQREFCLQYEKFGMCLVSGCTYVHGELCELCQRYCLDPLDKEQQRRHNADCIREHELEMEHAFAVQRSRDKTCGICLEVVLEKRAREQRFGILPNCKHTFCLVCIRTWRKATNFANKIKRSCPTCRIPSDFVCPSFVWVECGEEKERLIKNYKQACNNTDCMHFKKGTANCPFGNKCFYRHALPSGELVDLGAPSRRRNPHRGRDRDMDHADALQLQEIFASLLPSSWVLEEYMTSLFTELNESDDDLEFFSGRGGGFPSDSSDYEDDFLFDLM; encoded by the exons ATGGAGAAGGGCAAGGATGGGGTGATGCCAGTGGTGGCACCATTAGATAATGCGGCTGCCGCACAGATAATTTGTCGGTTCTATCAGTACGGTACCTGTCGGTTCGGTAGTTCCTGTCGGTTTATTCATCCCGCACCCGAACCGTCCGCACTCGGTACGCACGCTAGCAGctgcagtagtagtagcagcaacagcagcttcGTAACAGCGACCGAAAGCAGTCCTACCGATGGTGGTAGGGCGCTAGCGGGCAAAAAGGACGAAACAGTTAAAGATACCAAGCTAAAGTCATCCACGTCCGATCTGTCGCGCTGGATCGATGCGCCCGTATTTGTACCCAAGTCACAGCTGTCCGTAAAACCGCCTCGTAAGCAGCAACGTAAAACAGCGGACGTGAAGGTGGTGACCGAGGaaaaggaggaggaagaggacgaGGAACCAGAGTTAGATGATGATGAGCGGAACGATGAGGCTGACAGTGAGGCGGACAACGAGGAGGAGGAGCATGAGGATGGTGCCGTTGGGTACGCATCAGCGTCACTGCTATCCTACGCGAACGTCGTGACAATGAACAACAATCACAACGGGAAGGATACAAAACGAACGCCCGGTCAGCGGGAGTTCTGCCTTCAGTATGAAAAGTTCGGCATGTGTTTGGTGAGCGGCTGTACGTATGTGCACGGTGAGCTGTGTGAGCTGTGCCAGAGGTATTGCCTCGATCCGCTCGATAAGGAGCAGCAGCGTCGTCATAATGCCGACTGTATCCGGGAGCATGAGCTGGAGATGGAGCATGCCTTTGCGGTGCAGCGCTCGCGCGACAAAACCTGCGGCATCTGTCTGGAGGTGGTATTGGAGAAACGGGCCCGGGAGCAGCGGTTTGGCATACTACCGAACTGTAAACACACATTCTGTCTCGTCTGTATCCGCACATGGCGCAAGGCAACCAACTTTGCCAACAAAATCAAAAG gAGTTGCCCCACCTGTCGCATACCGTCTGACTTTGTCTGTCCGAGCTTTGTGTGGGTGGAGTGCGGTGAGGAAAAGGAACGCCTAAtcaaaaattacaaacaagCCTGCAACAATACGGACTGTATGCACTTCAAGAAGGGTACCGCCAACTGCCCGTTCGGTAATAAATGTTTCTACAGGCATGCGCTACCATCCGGCGAGCTGGTCGATCTCGGTGCACCGTCCCGCAGGCGCAACCCGCATCGAGGCCGGGACCGTGATATGGACCATGCCGATGCGCTGCAGCTGCAGGAGATCTTTGCGAGCCTGCTGCCCAGCAGCTGGGTGCTGGAAGAGTACATGACGTCGCTGTTCACCGAGTTGAACGAATCGGATGACGATTTAGAGTTCTTTTCCGGCCGGGGTGGTGGCTTCCCGTCCGATTCGTCTGACTACGAGGACGATTTTTTGTTCGATCTAATGTGA
- the LOC128307208 gene encoding clusterin-associated protein 1: protein MAFKDVRDLAEQLKLLGYPNNIPISVLNTPYGGPESFKAYSDILQWLINRLEPNLVLSGGTRTEQERIQFVRSATEFLVTKSSIKINPRKLYASSVAAAKELLKVTTLLISSPKVTGHEEELIKSHVEIDLSDKIDDLKKVRGLSSELTNRGAALYDLLKKELINREVRNVQSTRSLELVTTEKIIKNAIASLQSKLTNSKAVLESLKADNTNLASKISRKASELERSRQRLQALQKVRPAYLEEFEKLELELKGLYEQYIVRIRCVDALRSQLISKNRTPTPTSPVARITDSSMTILPEGLIESEDENEEDDDFDERDDVKLKTDRRILRSELLNRDRGSTRFRSRIDGASPNGKDRSKMIGSIEDELGPLDSSMSSEESESELEMGGNRLIDGSLRTDDDEDESLAKMPRESSTINRGAKVDLSDEDF from the exons ATGGCGTTCAAGGATGTACGAG ACCTTGCTGAGCAATTGAAACTTCTCGGATATCCAAACAACATACCGATCTCCGTACTCAACACGCCGTACGGTGGTCCGGAAAGCTTCAAAGCGTACTCGGACATTTTGCAATGGCTCATCAATCGGTTGGAACCGAATTTGGTGCTGAGCGGTGGAACCCGTACCGAACAGGAGCGGATTCAGTTCGTCCGGTCGGCAACCGAGTTTTTGGTGACCAAGTCAAGCATCAAAATCAATCCGCGCAAATTATATGCCAGCTCGGTTGCGGCCGCAAAAGAGCTGCTCAAGGTAACGACCCTACTGATTTCCTCGCCGAAAGTAACCGGGCACGAAGAAGAATTGATCAAATCGCACGTTGAAATTGATCTGTCCGATAAAATCGACGACCTGAAGAAGGTGCGTGGGCTATCGTCTGAGCTTACCAACCGTGGTGCCGCTCTGTACGATTTGCTGAAGAAGGAGTTAATCAACCGGGAGGTGCGTAATGTGCAGTCCACCCGTTCACTGGAGCTCGTGACCACGGAAAAGATAATCAAGAATGCAATCGCATCGCTACAATCGAAGCTGACCAACTCAAAGGCGGTGCTGGAAAGTTTAAAGGCGGACAACACTAATCTTGCGTCGAAAATTTCGCGCAAAGCGTCCGAGCTGGAACGTTCCCGTCAGCGTCTACAAGCATTGCAGAAAGTGCGTCCGGCTTATTTGGAGGAGTTTGAAAAGTTGGAACTTGAGCTGAAGGGTCTCTACGAGCAGTACATCGTTCGCATAAGATGTGTCGATGCGCTCAGATCGCAGTTGATcagcaaaaaccgaacccCAACACCGACGTCACCGGTGGCTAGAATCACCGACAGCAGCATGACGATACTGCCGGAAGGGTTGATAGAGTCGGAGGACGAAAACGAGGAGGATGATGATTTCGACGAGCGTGATGATGTGAAGCTGAAGACGGATCGTCGTATCTTGCGAAGCGAGCTGCTAAACCGGGACCGGGGTTCCACCCGGTTCAGATCCCGCATCGATGGAGCTTCACCGAATGGGAAAGATCGGTCGAAAATGATTGGAAGTATTGAGGATGAGCTCGGCCCCTTGGATAGCTCGATGAGCTCGGAAGAGTCGGAGAGTGAGCTCGAAATGGGAGGCAATCGAT TAATTGATGGAAGTTTGCGAACGGatgacgatgaagatgaaagtCTTGCGAAAATGCCGAGAGAAAGTTCCACGATCAACCGAGGAGCAAAAGTGGATCTAAGCGATGAGGATTTTTAA
- the LOC128306829 gene encoding rhophilin-2 isoform X2 yields MGFLQDLQLKGSDPRVATCRGKLQSKRCKLNQEINKELRLRAGAENLFKATTNKKLKDTVALELSFVNSNLQLLKEQLSELNSSVEIYQSEGLDYVIPMIPLGLKETKEVNFMEPFSDFILEHYSEPSHIYEDAIADITDTRQAAKTPTRDAQGVSLLFRYYNLLYYVERRFFPPDRSLGVYFEWYDSLTGVPSCQRTVAFEKACILFNLAAIYTQIGARQDRSSEKGLDAAVDNFLRAAGVFRHIFDTFTNAPSMDLKPQVLEVLVALMLAQARECLFEKLLLQVENLPAGRDCVQNHRDLSGEATQLALEYREIHQIIHSNDAHTYLPECWAGLVPLKSEYYKALAHYHAAKTKTGTGNTSDKGTLISNTGNSNHCKQRYGRGLEPKDTFIFDETSFESDLDPAALRRAHLRESLSSHEEAQRLQRMCRELKNKIALSKVLNYAHERTSEELEEMDLDRSCTVSSNLSSALDEPDLDVLDVTLNATSKFTISLTGPDFTMHKIEDPFRKLGPIAIFSARRHWTAPRSVRLQKGGPSFMLGGGTLDRRQPYRDKASVGNSSSSRSSSNQLQRNQSGRCCGECANKTNYYNDSRACEVCLKDVCNVSEREFRELKLQDGEQQTHSADGEDGRDISSFGFNVRGDAPVMISTVEINSLADLGGIKEGDFIVELCGVDVKWYTLQQVLKLIRNCENSLELKVITPMDRNYLKPMAMSHSSKGSISTLSGSSSGISSGAPSPTGTTTKSTKTRSKLGKTRLSSFTSGNWNPFRRTQSLGKIF; encoded by the exons ATGGGTTTTTTGCAAGATTTACAACTAAAG GGATCGGATCCAAGGGTGGCTACGTGTCGCGGTAAGCTGCAGAGCAAGCGGTGCAAGCTAAACCAGGAAATCAACAAGGAGCTACGGCTCCGGGCTGGTGCGGAAAACCTTTTCAAGGCCACCACAAACAAGAAGCTCAAGGACACGGTAGCGCTAGAGCTGAGCTTCGTCAACTCTAACCTGCAGTTGCTGAAAGAGCAACTGTCCGAGCTGAACTCCTCCGTCGAGATCTACCAGAGTGAAGG TCTCGACTACGTTATACCGATGATACCGCTCGGGCTGAAGGAAACGAAGGAGGTCAACTTTATGGAACCGTTCTCAGACTTTATCCTGGAGCACTACAGCGAACCGTCACACATCTATGAGGATGCAATTGCGGACATTACCGATACAAGACAG GCCGCAAAAACACCAACCCGTGATGCGCAAGGTGTATCGCTACTGTTCCGCTACTACAACCTGCTGTACTACGTCGAGCGACGCTTCTTTCCGCCGGATCGTAGCTTGGGCGTGTACTTCGAATGGTACGACTCGCTGACAG GTGTGCCCTCGTGCCAGCGGACGGTTGCGTTTGAGAAGGCGTGCATTCTGTTCAACCTGGCCGCAATCTACACGCAGATCGGTGCCAGACAGGACCGTTCGTCGGAGAAGGGTTTGGATGCGGCGGTGGACAACTTTCTGCGGGCGGCCGGCGTTTTTCGGCACATCTTCGATACGTTCACGAACGCACCGTCGATGGATTTGAAGCCACAG gtGTTGGAGGTGCTAGTCGCGCTAATGCTCGCCCAAGCTCGCGAGTGTCTGTTTGAGAAGTTGCTGCTGCAGGTGGAAAATCTGCCAGCCGGCAGAGACTGCGTGCAG aaTCATCGCGATCTGTCCGGTGAAGCGACTCAACTGGCGCTGGAATACAGGGAAATCCATCAGATAATACACAGCAACGATGCCCATACGTATCTGCCCGAATGTTGGGCCGGTCTGGTACCGCTCAAGTCCGAATACTATAAAG CACTGGCACACTACCACGCAGCAAAGACgaaaaccggaaccggaaacaCGAGTGACAAAGGTACGCTTATCAGCAACACCGGGAACAGCAATCACTGCAAGCAACGCTACGGTCGTGGTCTCGAACCAAAGGACACGTTCATCTTCGACGAAACGTCGTTCGAATCGGACCTGGACCCGGCCGCCCTCCGGCGGGCGCACCTGCGTGAGTCGCTGTCTAGTCACGAGGAAGCACAACGGCTGCAACGCATGTGCCGCGAGCTGAAGAACAAAATAGCCCTGTCGAAGGTGCTGAACTACGCGCACGAGCGCACGAGCGAGGAGCTGGAGGAGATGGACCTGGACCGTAGCTGCACCGTCAGCTCGAACCTTTCGTCCGCACTGGACGAACCGGACCTGGACGTGCTGGACGTGACGCTGAACGCAACGTCCAAGTTTACGATTTCGCTGACCGGGCCCGACTTTACCATGCACAAAATCGAGGATCCGTTCCGGAAGCTCGGTCCGATTGCGATCTTCTCGGCCCGGCGCCACTGGACGGCACCGCGCAGCGTCCGGCTGCAGAAGGGTGGACCATCGTTTATGCTCGGCGGTGGCACGCTCGATCGCCGGCAGCCGTACCGGGATAAGGCCAGTGTGGggaatagcagcagcagccgaagcagcagcaatcagCTGCAACGTAACCAGTCCGGCCGGTGCTGCGGCGAGTGTGCCAACAAGACAAACTACTACAACGATAGCCGGGCGTGTGAGGTTTGCCTGAAGGATGTGTGCAACGTGTCCGAGCGCGAGTTCCGGGAGCTGAAGCTGCAGGACGGCGAGCAGCAGACGCACAGCGCGGATGGCGAAGATGGTAGGGATATTAGCAGCTTTGGGTTTAACGTACGGGGCGATGCACCCGTCATGATATCGACGGTGGAAATCAATTCCCTGGCAGAT CTTGGTGGCATTAAGGAAGGTGACTTCATCGTGGAGCTGTGCGGTGTCGACGTTAAATGGTACACACTGCAGCAAGTACTGAAACTCATTCGCAACTGTGAAAACAGTCTGGAACTGAAGGTCATCACACCGATGGATCGAAACTATCTAAAG CCAATGGCGATGAGTCACAGCAGCAAGGGTTCCATCTCGACGCTGTCCGGCAGCTCGTCCGGTATCTCGTCCGGTGCACCGTCCCCAACCGGCACCACGACGAAATCAACCAAGACACGCTCGAAGCTGGGCAAAACGCGCCTTAGCAGCTTCACCTCGGGCAACTGGAACCCGTTCCGGCGAACGCAAAGCTTGGGCaagatattttaa
- the LOC128306829 gene encoding rhophilin-2 isoform X1, with protein MESDEKDQAKEPAPFSYMRGSDPRVATCRGKLQSKRCKLNQEINKELRLRAGAENLFKATTNKKLKDTVALELSFVNSNLQLLKEQLSELNSSVEIYQSEGLDYVIPMIPLGLKETKEVNFMEPFSDFILEHYSEPSHIYEDAIADITDTRQAAKTPTRDAQGVSLLFRYYNLLYYVERRFFPPDRSLGVYFEWYDSLTGVPSCQRTVAFEKACILFNLAAIYTQIGARQDRSSEKGLDAAVDNFLRAAGVFRHIFDTFTNAPSMDLKPQVLEVLVALMLAQARECLFEKLLLQVENLPAGRDCVQNHRDLSGEATQLALEYREIHQIIHSNDAHTYLPECWAGLVPLKSEYYKALAHYHAAKTKTGTGNTSDKGTLISNTGNSNHCKQRYGRGLEPKDTFIFDETSFESDLDPAALRRAHLRESLSSHEEAQRLQRMCRELKNKIALSKVLNYAHERTSEELEEMDLDRSCTVSSNLSSALDEPDLDVLDVTLNATSKFTISLTGPDFTMHKIEDPFRKLGPIAIFSARRHWTAPRSVRLQKGGPSFMLGGGTLDRRQPYRDKASVGNSSSSRSSSNQLQRNQSGRCCGECANKTNYYNDSRACEVCLKDVCNVSEREFRELKLQDGEQQTHSADGEDGRDISSFGFNVRGDAPVMISTVEINSLADLGGIKEGDFIVELCGVDVKWYTLQQVLKLIRNCENSLELKVITPMDRNYLKPMAMSHSSKGSISTLSGSSSGISSGAPSPTGTTTKSTKTRSKLGKTRLSSFTSGNWNPFRRTQSLGKIF; from the exons ATGGAAAGTGACGAGAAGGATCAAGCGAAAGAACCGGCACCGTTCTCCTACATGCGG GGATCGGATCCAAGGGTGGCTACGTGTCGCGGTAAGCTGCAGAGCAAGCGGTGCAAGCTAAACCAGGAAATCAACAAGGAGCTACGGCTCCGGGCTGGTGCGGAAAACCTTTTCAAGGCCACCACAAACAAGAAGCTCAAGGACACGGTAGCGCTAGAGCTGAGCTTCGTCAACTCTAACCTGCAGTTGCTGAAAGAGCAACTGTCCGAGCTGAACTCCTCCGTCGAGATCTACCAGAGTGAAGG TCTCGACTACGTTATACCGATGATACCGCTCGGGCTGAAGGAAACGAAGGAGGTCAACTTTATGGAACCGTTCTCAGACTTTATCCTGGAGCACTACAGCGAACCGTCACACATCTATGAGGATGCAATTGCGGACATTACCGATACAAGACAG GCCGCAAAAACACCAACCCGTGATGCGCAAGGTGTATCGCTACTGTTCCGCTACTACAACCTGCTGTACTACGTCGAGCGACGCTTCTTTCCGCCGGATCGTAGCTTGGGCGTGTACTTCGAATGGTACGACTCGCTGACAG GTGTGCCCTCGTGCCAGCGGACGGTTGCGTTTGAGAAGGCGTGCATTCTGTTCAACCTGGCCGCAATCTACACGCAGATCGGTGCCAGACAGGACCGTTCGTCGGAGAAGGGTTTGGATGCGGCGGTGGACAACTTTCTGCGGGCGGCCGGCGTTTTTCGGCACATCTTCGATACGTTCACGAACGCACCGTCGATGGATTTGAAGCCACAG gtGTTGGAGGTGCTAGTCGCGCTAATGCTCGCCCAAGCTCGCGAGTGTCTGTTTGAGAAGTTGCTGCTGCAGGTGGAAAATCTGCCAGCCGGCAGAGACTGCGTGCAG aaTCATCGCGATCTGTCCGGTGAAGCGACTCAACTGGCGCTGGAATACAGGGAAATCCATCAGATAATACACAGCAACGATGCCCATACGTATCTGCCCGAATGTTGGGCCGGTCTGGTACCGCTCAAGTCCGAATACTATAAAG CACTGGCACACTACCACGCAGCAAAGACgaaaaccggaaccggaaacaCGAGTGACAAAGGTACGCTTATCAGCAACACCGGGAACAGCAATCACTGCAAGCAACGCTACGGTCGTGGTCTCGAACCAAAGGACACGTTCATCTTCGACGAAACGTCGTTCGAATCGGACCTGGACCCGGCCGCCCTCCGGCGGGCGCACCTGCGTGAGTCGCTGTCTAGTCACGAGGAAGCACAACGGCTGCAACGCATGTGCCGCGAGCTGAAGAACAAAATAGCCCTGTCGAAGGTGCTGAACTACGCGCACGAGCGCACGAGCGAGGAGCTGGAGGAGATGGACCTGGACCGTAGCTGCACCGTCAGCTCGAACCTTTCGTCCGCACTGGACGAACCGGACCTGGACGTGCTGGACGTGACGCTGAACGCAACGTCCAAGTTTACGATTTCGCTGACCGGGCCCGACTTTACCATGCACAAAATCGAGGATCCGTTCCGGAAGCTCGGTCCGATTGCGATCTTCTCGGCCCGGCGCCACTGGACGGCACCGCGCAGCGTCCGGCTGCAGAAGGGTGGACCATCGTTTATGCTCGGCGGTGGCACGCTCGATCGCCGGCAGCCGTACCGGGATAAGGCCAGTGTGGggaatagcagcagcagccgaagcagcagcaatcagCTGCAACGTAACCAGTCCGGCCGGTGCTGCGGCGAGTGTGCCAACAAGACAAACTACTACAACGATAGCCGGGCGTGTGAGGTTTGCCTGAAGGATGTGTGCAACGTGTCCGAGCGCGAGTTCCGGGAGCTGAAGCTGCAGGACGGCGAGCAGCAGACGCACAGCGCGGATGGCGAAGATGGTAGGGATATTAGCAGCTTTGGGTTTAACGTACGGGGCGATGCACCCGTCATGATATCGACGGTGGAAATCAATTCCCTGGCAGAT CTTGGTGGCATTAAGGAAGGTGACTTCATCGTGGAGCTGTGCGGTGTCGACGTTAAATGGTACACACTGCAGCAAGTACTGAAACTCATTCGCAACTGTGAAAACAGTCTGGAACTGAAGGTCATCACACCGATGGATCGAAACTATCTAAAG CCAATGGCGATGAGTCACAGCAGCAAGGGTTCCATCTCGACGCTGTCCGGCAGCTCGTCCGGTATCTCGTCCGGTGCACCGTCCCCAACCGGCACCACGACGAAATCAACCAAGACACGCTCGAAGCTGGGCAAAACGCGCCTTAGCAGCTTCACCTCGGGCAACTGGAACCCGTTCCGGCGAACGCAAAGCTTGGGCaagatattttaa
- the LOC128306915 gene encoding uncharacterized protein LOC128306915, translating into MPESGPVYQPTTVSFEARPSAGGLLAQTTAVSSMKMLRKPAIQVSILVFGLIMFATGIALVASGSADYSDAEQHPEINPEGKVQEEQIDVGLIVTGAIITLFGIIFLGLYVKVADWRRSCVCPCVLSKKQGLARQLQGNGGGQILALNPSTDPLVSHTQYAPVSEIPTRQEDEERRNLMPDSKDSCMSSAEESDRMLDTDPRIVLRPIGGTLEDA; encoded by the exons ATGCCAGAAAGTGGACCAGTTTATCAGCCGACGACGGTATCGTTCGAGGCCCGTCCCAGTGCCGGTGGTTTGCTGGCCCAAACTACTGCCGTGTCGTCGATGAAGATGCTCCGTAAACCGGCCATCCAAGTGTCGATACTTGTGTTCGGTTTGATCATGTTCGCCACAG GTATAGCACTGGTTGCTAGCGGTTCTGCAGACTATTCCGATGCCGAGCAGCATCCGGAGATCAACCCGGAGGGCAAAGTGCAGGAAGAGCAGATCGATGTGGGATTGATCGTGACCGGTGCGATCATTACACTGTTCGGGATCATATTCTTAG GTTTGTACGTGAAGGTAGCAGATTGGCGCCGTAGCTGCGTTTGTCCGTGCGTGCTGTCGAAAAAGCAAGGCCTGGCACGGCAGTTGCAGGGCAATGGAGGCGGCCAGATTCTTGCCCTAAATCCGAGCACGGATCCGCTGGTGTCGCATACGCAGTATGCGCCAGTGTCGGAAATCCCCACGCGTCAGGAGGACGAGGAACGGCGAAATCTGATGCCGGACAGCAAGGATTCGTGTATGAGCAGTGCGGAAGAATCGGACCGGATGTTGGATACGGATCCGAGAATTGTGCTTCGGCCGATCGGCGGTACCTTGGAGGATGCTTAA